TGGGCTGGGTCTTGCTGTTGAGCATCGTGGTGGCCGTGAACTCGATGTCTTTGAGCTTGGCGTCGCCTTTGAGCGTGGCCTTGACGAGCACCTCGTAGGCGCCGTTGACCGGCTCGACAAGCTTGGTGTCGAGGGGCACGTTGCCCGTCTTGTCGGCCTTCCACACCTCTTCCCAGGCGAGGCCGTTGGTGGTGCTGACGGCGAGGGCGGCGACATCGGCTTCGGCCTTCCGCTCGAAGGCGGCCTTGATGGCCAGGGCGGTGATGACGTTGGCCCCCTCGACCTTGAAGACGGCGTCGGTGCCCGTGATCCCGCCCTCTGGCAGCGTCGGCTTCCAGGTGCGGATGCCGTTGCCTCGGATGCGGTAGCGGGGGTTCACGCTCTCAGGGTCCTTGCCGTGGTTGGGCACGTAGAACTCCGCCGAGGTGCCCAGGCTCTTGTAGTGGCGGGTGTATGCCTCGCCGTCGCGCAGGTTCAGGATGTAGCGGTGGCCGCGGTCCCAATCGTAGAAGTAGTAGCGGTACTTGATGCCCTTGGGATTGAAGCAGCCGTATTCGGATTCGAGGGAACGCTCGCAGTCGGCCCCCGTGAGGAAGCCGCGGGGGCTGGTGGCGTTGAGGCAGTGGTAGCGGGCGATGTGGCCGGGCTCCACGCGGCCGCCCGAGGCGGCGCAGGCGCCCTCCTTGCCCACGTCCTCCACACCGGCGATGGTCTTGCCGTCGCACAGGGTGTAGATGGCCGACATCGAGTTGTCGTAGATATGGTAGCGCCCGTCGTATTCCACCTCCGAGACCGTGTGCAGGCTGATGTCCCAGTACTTCACCTTCATGCCCATCGCGTCCCAGATCGAGCAGTTGATGCCCGCGATGGTCGAGCACATGGTGTAGCCGTAGTCGTTGAACTGGCGGATGGGGTCGGTGAGGTCGAGGCCGTGGAGATGCATGGGCTGCGTCTGGCGGCGGGCGATGTGGTTCCAGTAGAACATCGCCCAGCACTTCTCGGCGGGCGTGGGCCACTTGCTCGTGATGCTGTGGATCATGCTGTCCATGTCCGAGTAGTCGGGCGAGGCGTCGGTGACGACCTTGAGGTTGCACACCTCGGCCCGGGCCAGCACGCCGAGCACGATGATCAGGCACAGTGCTGAGGTCAGCTTCCGTTTCATTCGAGAAGACCCTCAAGAGTGGCACGGACGCCCTCGACCGTGCGGGCGACGAAGGTGGTGAGGTGCTCGCGGAGGCGGGCGGGGTCGGCGAAACGGGCGGCGGCGCCGACCTGGGCGAACTCGCGGGCGATCTCGCGCTCCATCTCGTCCTGGATCTGCGCGAGGTGGTCGCCGACGCCGTAGCGGGCGTACAGCTTGCGGGCGAGGGCGTGCATTGTGCCGTCCACACACTCGGCGGGCAGGCCGTCAATGGCGCGCGGCACGGGGATGGCGATGGTGTTCCGCGTGTTGCCCATCTGCACGCGGGTGTGGGCCAGCGGGTCGTCGGCGCCCGGGCGCACGACGTGGGTGCAGGCCGACACAGTCATGAAGATGTGCTGCCAGTTGTCCGAGCAGATCGAGTCGGGGCCGTCGGCGTGGTCGCGCGACATGCGGATCAGGTCGGGCACATTCTTCGTGGGCAGCGGGTCGAGCAGTTGGTGCGCCCGCTCGTAGCGCCGCAGGGTGTTCGGCTGCGGCGGCTCGGAAAGGGTGGCCTGCATCTCGTCGAGGAGGAAGTGGTTGGTGCGGATGAGCGTGGCATCGCGCACCTCGCGGCAGGCGAGGCGCTTCGAGGTCATCTCGACGACCACGCCCTTGCCCGGCTCGCCGACGAGGAAGATCATGCCGCGGCAGCTCCCCGAGGCGCCGGCCACCTCGCGGGCCACAGCGTCCTCGAGCACGGCCACGGCCTGGTCGCACGTGGCGGCGCGCTCGGCCACGAGGCGCAGCAGGTGGGTGCAGGCCAGGGCGCACTCGCGCAACTCGTCGGGCTTGATCCACGAGCCGGTGTTGTTGGCGCCGGCGAGGGCCTGGTCGCCGTGGAAGTGGCCGAAGCCCAGCGTGCCCGTGTCGCGCGAGACGAAGAGCTGGCGCCCGGCGGGCGTGCGACGCAGGTGGAAGTCCTGCGGCGAGTTCACCAGGTCGCGGTTCTTGTGCAGCAGGGTGGCGCCGTTGGCCGACTGGGCGCCGACGACGAGGCACGAGGTGCAGCCGCACGTCTGCGTGTCCCAGAAGCCGCGGGGAAGGGCGTTGAGGATGAACAGATCGCTGACGTTCACCCCCGCGGCCGCCGCGATCCCCTCCGCCTCGTCCAGCCACTCGGGCGCGATCTGCTCGACGCAGCCGCGGAAGCGCTCGCCGCGCTCGTCGAGCTGGGCTTGGCCAAAACGGCCGGCGCGGCTGACCTGCCACATCTCGGCGACCCGCTCGCGGAGAAGAGGCGCAACGAGCTCGCCGTACGCCCGCCCCGCCTCCCGTGGCTCCCCCTCGATCCTGACGACTCGCCCCATGATGGATTTCCCTGCCGAATCAGGTCTCGTGGCCAGTGGCTCGGAACGATGGGATTCTACGGCGGTTCGCGCAGGGAGTCAAGGCACGGCTCGCTGGGAGCACTCGCGCCACATGGAGGACCGCCTGGGGCGGGCCGCTCCTTGCCTCGCGTGCCTCCGGGCGACCCCTCCGGAGTCTTGAGCGAAGCGACGGGGTCGAGTCCGGCGAAGCGATGCCGGGCGTGGGGCGTGGGGCGTCAGGCGAGGAAGCGCTCGAGGACGCGCCCGAGGAGCATGCCGCCGCGCGTATTGGCGTGGACGGGGTCGCGCAGGAACCACTCGTAGGGGCGGTCGGTGGCGAGGAGATAGGAGCCCCAGGCGCCCTCGAGGTCGAGGAAGCCGCAGCCCTCGTCGCGGGCGAGCGCGAGGAGGCGGCTGCGGTAATCGGAGCCGTCGGGCGTGACCACGGGCGACCAGCCCCTCAGCATCCGAGGGTCGCGGCCCTTGCCGAAGGGGCCGGTCATCAGCAGGATGTCGGGGCGGAGGTGTTCTCTGACCTGGCGGATGACAGAGCGGATGGCTTCGGTGTCGTTGTTGTGGCTGATGCCGCCGATCATCAGGAGGTCGGGCTCGTGGTCCAGCACGTAGGGCTTCACGCGGCCCGCGTCCCTGTAATGCCAGCAGCCCGTGCCGCCGCGAACGCTGGTGACGACCTCCAGGCGCAGGCCTGGGTGCCGGCGCTCGACGAGCACGTCCCACGGCGAGTTGCCTGTGTCGTTGACGATCGAATCGCCCAGCATGACGACGCGGAAGGGACGGCTGGAACCGATAGGGCGGTTGGCACCGTCCTGCGGGGCTCTTGCCGCTTCCCATGCCTGTCCCGTCCGTCCCATCTGTCCTCTGGGTCCTATGGCCCCCAGCGCGGCAGCGGTGTTGGCCAGGCCGTGCCAGCGGTCGCCGGGGGGTTGCCAGGCAAGCGCCGGCATAGCGGCCCAGACCGCATCGGCCCACTCGGCCACGGCGGGACGGACGACGGGTTGGACGGCGACGTCGCGCACGCAGTTGGCCAGCTCGGGCGGATTGGCGCGGATGAGGGCGTGGACGCCGCCGGCCTTGCCTCGGGTGCAGAAGGCCTGCTCCGTCCACTCGGTCGAGGGGTCAATGCCCGTGTGGTGATCGGCATCGAGGGGCTGGCCGTCGGGACCGAACGACACGGCGGCGATCATGGCTCCCGCGGGGGCCTTGGCGCGGAAACTCACGCGGTACCAGGCGAAAGGGGTGGTGGCGAAGGGGGTTTCGAGGGGCATGCGGGTTCTCCTGAGTGTGGGGCGCAATGGTAGCGCCCGGCAACGCCTGGGGCAAGTCGAACGGCAGGAGGGCGGGAGGACCCCGCCGCGCCGCGCCGGGCCGCTGGCTTGACAGGCAAGGCGGCGGCTGCTACCATCGAGGCATTGAAGAGAAAGGGGCCCGCGTGCTCATCGGCGTGATCTCCGACAGCCACGACAACGTGCCGAAGCTGCGCGCCGCCGTGGAACTGTTCCGCAGGCGTCGGGTTCAGCACATCGTCCACGCGGGCGATTATGTGGCGCCGTTCGCCGTGAAGGTGCTCGTCCAGAGCGGAATCCCCTTCACCGGGGTGTTCGGGAACAACGACGGCGAGCGAGAGGGGATCAGCCGGCTTACCCCGTGCATCCATCCCGAGCCGCATCGCATCGAGCTGGGCGGGCGACGCATCACCATCGTCCACCACCTGACCAAGCTGCCGCCCGAGCAACGCACGGGCACGGATGTCATCGTCTTCGGCCATACGCACCAGCCCCACGTGGAGGCGGGCCCTCCGCTGCTGCTCAACCCCGGCGAGTGCTGCGGTTGGGTCGAGGGCAAGTGCACGGTGGCGCTGCTGGACACGGAGTCGCTCGAGGTCTCGATCCTGGAAGTCTGAGGCGGACGGCGATGAAGCGAGCCACGATGGTTCTGGGGCTCCTGGCCCTGGGCGGATGCGTCCACAAGGAGATCGAGATCATGACCCGCCCGCCGGGGGCGCGCGTGGAGTTCGATGGGCAGATCCTCGAGGGGGGCTCGCCGGCGCGCTTCACGTTCGACTGGTACGGGGCTCACGAGATCATCGTCGAGAAGCCCGGCTACATTCGCAAACGCCTGATCGTCCACATCACACCGCCCTGGTTCGAGCAGTTCCCCATTGACTTCTTCACCGAGGTGCTGTGGCCCGGGCGGCTCTACGACATCCGCAGCTACCCGATCGCCCTCGACAGGATGCTGCCGATGGACGATGTTCCCGACGACGAGAAGGCCGCGATGAAGGACGGCCTGATCGAGCGGGGCTCGCAATTCCGCAGGCTGGCCAGGGAGGAGCTGGGGCTTCCGCCGCCGCCGGAGAAGCGGGAGCCCGCCGCCGCGCCCCCGCCGCCCGCCCCCAAGGAGGCGACGCCTGCCCAGCCGGCGCCCGAAGCGAAGTAGCCGACCTTGACCGTCATCACCGTCACCCCAAACACGTCGGTGGATCGAACCCTCGAGGTGCCGGGCCTGACCTTGGGCGGCCACCTCCAGGGCCGCCTGGTGCGCCTCCAGCCGGGCGGCAAGGGGGTGAACGTGGCCCGGTGCCTGGCCGCGCTGGGCGTGCCGTCCGTGGTCACGGGCCTCGTGGGCGCGGCGGAACTGGCCCTCTTCCGCGAGAGCTTCGCGCCGATGCCGGTGGCCGTGGAACTCGTGCCCGTGGCCGCGCCCACCCGCACCTGCACCACGCTGCTCGACCCCGAACGGGGCACCGACACCCACATCCGCGAGCAGGGGGCCTGCGTGACCCCCGACGAGATCGGGGCGCTGCACGCGAAGCTCGCGGCGCTTGCGTCGCCCGACGCGCTCGTCGTCTTCTGCGGCAGCCTGCCGCCGGGAATGAGCGGGGCTCACCTCGAGGCGCTTCTCGCCGCCTGCCGCGAGCGGGGAGCGCCAGTGGCCGCCGACCTCAACGGCTCGGCGCTGTCCCGCGCGCTGGCAGCGCACCCGCTCCTGATCAAGCCCAATGTCGAGGAACTTGGCGAGTGCCTCGGGCGCCGCCTGGCGGAGGCGTCGGACGCCGAGCTTCTGGAGGCGACTCGCTCGCTGCTGGACCGCGTGGGCACCGTGCTCCTCACTCGGGGCCGGCGTGGGGCGCTGGCCGTGAGTGCGGTCCGAGCGCTCGCCTGCGCGGTCGCGATTCCCCATGCCAGGAACACCGTGGGATGCGGCGATGCCTTTCTTGCCGGCTACCTGGCGGGAATGGTGCGGGGCGCCCCGATGGGCGAGGCCCTCCGCCTTGCGGTGGCCTGCGGCGCCGCGCAGGCGTCCAGCGACGCGGCGGGCCGCATCACAGCGGGCCAGGTGGCGGAGCTTGCCCCGAAGGCGGAGGTGCGCGCGATTCAGTGAGTGCATGTGTAGGTGCGCCAGCCGCTTAGAGTGACATTGCTCTCGCCTGAAAAAACCGCCGCAAAGGCCCCTCAGAGCCACGATCTCCGCCTCCCTTGAC
Above is a window of Planctomycetota bacterium DNA encoding:
- a CDS encoding C45 family autoproteolytic acyltransferase/hydrolase — protein: MGRVVRIEGEPREAGRAYGELVAPLLRERVAEMWQVSRAGRFGQAQLDERGERFRGCVEQIAPEWLDEAEGIAAAAGVNVSDLFILNALPRGFWDTQTCGCTSCLVVGAQSANGATLLHKNRDLVNSPQDFHLRRTPAGRQLFVSRDTGTLGFGHFHGDQALAGANNTGSWIKPDELRECALACTHLLRLVAERAATCDQAVAVLEDAVAREVAGASGSCRGMIFLVGEPGKGVVVEMTSKRLACREVRDATLIRTNHFLLDEMQATLSEPPQPNTLRRYERAHQLLDPLPTKNVPDLIRMSRDHADGPDSICSDNWQHIFMTVSACTHVVRPGADDPLAHTRVQMGNTRNTIAIPVPRAIDGLPAECVDGTMHALARKLYARYGVGDHLAQIQDEMEREIAREFAQVGAAARFADPARLREHLTTFVARTVEGVRATLEGLLE
- a CDS encoding SGNH/GDSL hydrolase family protein, with the translated sequence MPLETPFATTPFAWYRVSFRAKAPAGAMIAAVSFGPDGQPLDADHHTGIDPSTEWTEQAFCTRGKAGGVHALIRANPPELANCVRDVAVQPVVRPAVAEWADAVWAAMPALAWQPPGDRWHGLANTAAALGAIGPRGQMGRTGQAWEAARAPQDGANRPIGSSRPFRVVMLGDSIVNDTGNSPWDVLVERRHPGLRLEVVTSVRGGTGCWHYRDAGRVKPYVLDHEPDLLMIGGISHNNDTEAIRSVIRQVREHLRPDILLMTGPFGKGRDPRMLRGWSPVVTPDGSDYRSRLLALARDEGCGFLDLEGAWGSYLLATDRPYEWFLRDPVHANTRGGMLLGRVLERFLA
- a CDS encoding metallophosphoesterase; its protein translation is MVAPGNAWGKSNGRRAGGPRRAAPGRWLDRQGGGCYHRGIEEKGARVLIGVISDSHDNVPKLRAAVELFRRRRVQHIVHAGDYVAPFAVKVLVQSGIPFTGVFGNNDGEREGISRLTPCIHPEPHRIELGGRRITIVHHLTKLPPEQRTGTDVIVFGHTHQPHVEAGPPLLLNPGECCGWVEGKCTVALLDTESLEVSILEV
- a CDS encoding PEGA domain-containing protein, whose protein sequence is MKRATMVLGLLALGGCVHKEIEIMTRPPGARVEFDGQILEGGSPARFTFDWYGAHEIIVEKPGYIRKRLIVHITPPWFEQFPIDFFTEVLWPGRLYDIRSYPIALDRMLPMDDVPDDEKAAMKDGLIERGSQFRRLAREELGLPPPPEKREPAAAPPPPAPKEATPAQPAPEAK
- a CDS encoding hexose kinase; protein product: MTVITVTPNTSVDRTLEVPGLTLGGHLQGRLVRLQPGGKGVNVARCLAALGVPSVVTGLVGAAELALFRESFAPMPVAVELVPVAAPTRTCTTLLDPERGTDTHIREQGACVTPDEIGALHAKLAALASPDALVVFCGSLPPGMSGAHLEALLAACRERGAPVAADLNGSALSRALAAHPLLIKPNVEELGECLGRRLAEASDAELLEATRSLLDRVGTVLLTRGRRGALAVSAVRALACAVAIPHARNTVGCGDAFLAGYLAGMVRGAPMGEALRLAVACGAAQASSDAAGRITAGQVAELAPKAEVRAIQ